In Gemmata obscuriglobus, a single genomic region encodes these proteins:
- a CDS encoding H-X9-DG-CTERM domain-containing protein encodes MPCSTTGAPTRGGANFLLADGSVRFLTLQRYFDLTVDFAGRFGFGILGILRVRG; translated from the coding sequence GTGCCATGTTCCACTACTGGAGCACCCACCCGGGGGGGGGCGAACTTCCTGCTCGCGGACGGGTCGGTCCGGTTCCTAACACTACAGCGATACTTTGACCTAACTGTAGACTTTGCCGGCCGTTTTGGTTTTGGCATTCTCGGTATTTTGCGTGTGCGTGGCTGA
- a CDS encoding IS701 family transposase — protein MTEVQLEALGPALATFLEGFRAHFRSAPTFEHLRTYSRGLLSDLPRKTAEPVALAAGTPVRTLQEFLRDHRWDHVALGDDLHKRIARTLSTQPGDETGTVGLIDETSALKKGDRTPGVARQYLGCVGKVDNGIVTVHLGVARGSYRTLLDADLYLPADWSADRPRCQAAGLPDDVAHRPKWRMALEQVDRARTNGVHLDWLTFDSEYGKSPEFLRGLGERRQPFVGDVPSTFSCRVAARSGAQPTPGVKGQEARDVVRQAGAFRSQEWQILRLSRATAEDQVWRVKRARVWASGADGWSAGTYWLVWACSDHTGEEKFLVSNAPAECTAEALVRVGFRRAAVEHVFRICKSELGFTHFEGRNYVALRRHLCLCVAMLEFVAEHTQQLRGGKSPGDRGAGVPGPGPTEPRVARAGPGNDDTGLGAGGPRVPPAPQQGRHRVQTATRRSATHTQNTENAKTKTAGKVYS, from the coding sequence ATGACGGAAGTTCAACTGGAGGCGCTGGGACCGGCGCTGGCGACGTTCCTGGAGGGTTTCCGAGCCCACTTCCGATCGGCCCCGACGTTCGAGCACCTGCGCACGTACTCCCGCGGGTTGCTGTCGGACCTGCCGCGGAAGACGGCCGAACCGGTGGCCCTGGCCGCGGGCACCCCGGTGCGGACCCTCCAGGAGTTCCTCCGGGACCACCGGTGGGACCACGTGGCCCTGGGCGACGACCTGCACAAGCGGATCGCCCGCACGTTGTCCACGCAACCGGGCGATGAGACCGGCACGGTCGGGCTCATCGACGAGACCAGTGCCCTCAAGAAGGGGGACCGGACGCCCGGGGTGGCCCGCCAGTACTTGGGGTGCGTGGGCAAGGTGGACAACGGCATCGTGACCGTGCACCTGGGCGTCGCCCGGGGCTCGTACCGGACCCTCCTGGACGCCGACCTGTACCTGCCGGCCGACTGGTCCGCGGACCGCCCCCGGTGCCAGGCCGCGGGTCTTCCCGACGACGTGGCCCACCGGCCCAAGTGGCGCATGGCCCTGGAACAGGTGGACCGGGCCCGGACCAATGGGGTGCACCTGGACTGGCTCACGTTCGACAGCGAGTACGGTAAGAGTCCCGAGTTCCTGCGGGGCCTGGGCGAACGCCGGCAACCGTTCGTGGGTGACGTGCCGTCCACGTTCTCGTGCCGGGTGGCGGCTCGATCCGGGGCCCAACCGACCCCCGGGGTGAAGGGCCAAGAGGCCCGGGACGTGGTCCGCCAGGCGGGCGCATTCCGGTCCCAGGAGTGGCAGATCCTGCGGCTGTCCCGGGCCACCGCCGAGGACCAGGTGTGGCGCGTCAAGCGGGCCCGGGTGTGGGCCTCGGGGGCGGACGGTTGGTCGGCCGGCACGTACTGGTTGGTGTGGGCGTGTAGCGACCACACGGGCGAGGAGAAGTTCCTGGTGTCCAACGCCCCAGCCGAATGCACGGCCGAGGCGCTGGTGCGGGTCGGGTTCCGCCGGGCGGCCGTGGAGCACGTGTTCCGGATCTGTAAATCGGAGCTCGGGTTCACCCACTTCGAGGGCCGCAACTATGTGGCCCTGCGGCGGCACCTGTGCCTGTGCGTGGCCATGCTCGAGTTCGTGGCCGAACACACCCAACAACTGCGGGGGGGAAAATCCCCAGGTGACCGCGGAGCAGGTGTGCCGGGTCCTGGCCCTACTGAGCCGCGAGTGGCTCGAGCGGGCCCGGGAAACGACGACACGGGTCTGGGTGCTGGAGGTCCTCGCGTACCACCAGCGCCGCAACAAGGCCGCCACCGCGTCCAAACAGCGACGCGTCGTTCAGCCACGCACACGCAAAATACCGAGAATGCCAAAACCAAAACGGCCGGCAAAGTCTACAGTTAG